A window from Mycolicibacterium tokaiense encodes these proteins:
- a CDS encoding class I SAM-dependent methyltransferase — MTSLPHHAFSDPAAVARYADGPRRIVPGYHALHAMTGILLAERAPVDARVLVLGAGGGLETAALAETHAAWTFDGVDPSAEMLGLAERTLSEHLDRVRLHRGVIDDAPAGPFDAAVCHLTLHFMDADERRRTLEQLHRRLRPGAPLVVAHLSIPDGDRDLWLDRYAAFAVTSGVDQQLITTARTAIARDVHTLSPEQDRAALVDAGFTDVTEFYSAFTFRGWVAYA, encoded by the coding sequence ATGACGTCCCTTCCTCACCATGCGTTCTCCGATCCCGCGGCCGTCGCGCGCTACGCCGACGGTCCCCGCCGCATCGTGCCCGGCTATCACGCACTGCACGCGATGACGGGGATTCTGCTGGCTGAACGTGCGCCGGTCGACGCCAGGGTGTTGGTACTCGGCGCTGGGGGCGGACTGGAGACTGCCGCGCTGGCCGAAACTCACGCGGCGTGGACGTTCGACGGGGTGGATCCGTCCGCCGAGATGCTGGGTCTGGCCGAGCGCACGCTGAGTGAGCACCTGGACCGCGTCCGTCTACATCGCGGTGTCATCGACGACGCCCCCGCGGGTCCTTTTGACGCCGCAGTCTGCCACCTGACGCTGCACTTCATGGACGCCGACGAACGTCGTCGCACGCTCGAGCAATTGCACCGCCGGCTGCGACCGGGCGCCCCGCTGGTGGTGGCGCACCTGAGCATCCCCGACGGCGACCGGGACCTCTGGCTGGACCGGTACGCCGCGTTTGCCGTCACCTCCGGCGTCGACCAGCAGCTGATCACCACCGCCAGGACCGCCATCGCGCGCGACGTGCACACCCTGAGCCCGGAGCAGGACCGCGCCGCACTGGTGGACGCCGGCTTCACCGATGTGACGGAGTTCTACAGCGCCTTCACGTTTCGCGGGTGGGTGGCCTACGCCTAG
- a CDS encoding M13-type metalloendopeptidase — protein sequence MLTKPDFGHADIATVTIIVAPVVDPVNSGIDLSGVDPSIRPQDDLYGYLTGKWLREHEIPGDRSSDNTFREISDRTNQQIRDLIAELGQTGAAHGTDAQRIVDLYASFMDTDTLRDVGLAPLLAELAAIDGAVDGDALAAVLGSLARAGLIGGFEVGVGADPKNSTRNLLGIDQAGLGLPDEAYYRDPQYAAVLAAYPGHIARMFALTYGGSADDYAETAAAIVALETRLAASHWDVTRSRDAELTYNPMTIAQLKQSAPGFDWTGWLNAYGLSEAQAGTVVVSQPDYLTAFAAAWTDVPQEDWRAWAAWRLIHERQFLVTDELNKENFAFYDTLLWGTEQQPARWERGLSLLDSLLGNAVGKLYVERHFPAEAKQRMETMVSNLMAAYRVSITELDWMSPETKAKALEKLDKIGVKIGYPETWTDYSGLEIDGADLYGNYLRASEAGTVRMLDRLAKPVDPTRWTTNPHVVNAFYSPVRNDITFPAGILQSPLFDLTADDAASYGAIGAVIGHEIGHAFDDQGSKYDGDGNLSNWWTAADRAEFEARAAGLVAQYNGFTPRQLPDSYHVNGALTLGENIADQAGLTIALKAYELSLGGADAPTLDGFTGVQRVFLGWAQGWKNKSRDAEVIQFLATDPHSPMEFRVNGVVRNIDAFYEAFGVTEGDALYLAPQDRVQIWF from the coding sequence ATGCTGACCAAACCGGACTTCGGGCACGCCGACATCGCCACCGTCACCATCATCGTGGCACCGGTGGTGGACCCGGTGAACTCGGGAATCGATCTCAGCGGGGTTGATCCGAGCATCCGGCCGCAGGACGATCTCTACGGCTACCTGACAGGAAAGTGGTTGCGCGAGCATGAAATTCCTGGGGACAGGTCGTCGGACAATACTTTTCGGGAGATCAGCGACCGCACGAATCAGCAGATCCGCGACCTGATCGCCGAACTCGGGCAGACCGGTGCGGCACACGGCACCGATGCCCAGCGCATCGTCGACCTGTACGCCAGCTTCATGGACACCGACACCCTCCGAGACGTGGGTCTGGCGCCGCTGCTCGCCGAACTCGCGGCCATCGACGGTGCCGTCGACGGTGACGCGCTGGCGGCGGTCCTGGGCTCACTGGCGCGGGCAGGGTTGATCGGTGGATTCGAGGTCGGCGTCGGCGCCGATCCGAAGAACTCCACTCGAAACTTGTTGGGAATCGACCAGGCCGGACTCGGGCTGCCGGACGAGGCGTACTACCGGGATCCTCAGTACGCCGCTGTCCTGGCGGCGTACCCCGGTCACATCGCCAGGATGTTCGCCTTGACCTACGGCGGGTCCGCAGACGATTACGCCGAGACAGCCGCCGCGATCGTGGCACTGGAAACCCGGCTGGCGGCCTCACACTGGGACGTCACCAGATCCCGTGACGCCGAACTGACCTACAACCCGATGACGATTGCGCAGTTGAAGCAATCCGCGCCCGGATTCGACTGGACCGGGTGGCTCAACGCATACGGGCTCAGTGAAGCGCAGGCCGGCACGGTTGTGGTCAGTCAGCCCGACTACCTGACGGCCTTCGCCGCGGCGTGGACGGATGTGCCGCAGGAAGACTGGCGGGCATGGGCGGCCTGGAGGCTCATCCACGAGAGACAGTTCCTGGTCACCGACGAACTCAACAAGGAGAATTTCGCGTTCTACGACACGCTGCTGTGGGGCACCGAACAGCAGCCCGCCCGATGGGAACGCGGGCTGTCACTCCTGGACAGTCTCCTCGGCAACGCCGTCGGCAAGCTCTACGTCGAGCGGCATTTCCCGGCTGAGGCCAAGCAGCGGATGGAGACCATGGTGTCCAACCTGATGGCTGCCTATCGGGTGAGCATCACCGAACTGGACTGGATGTCGCCGGAGACCAAGGCCAAGGCGCTGGAGAAGCTGGACAAGATCGGCGTCAAGATCGGTTATCCCGAGACGTGGACGGATTATTCGGGGTTGGAGATCGACGGCGCCGATCTCTACGGTAACTATCTGCGCGCCTCAGAGGCCGGCACCGTCCGCATGTTGGACAGGCTCGCCAAGCCGGTGGATCCGACGCGGTGGACAACAAATCCGCACGTCGTCAACGCCTTCTACAGTCCGGTTCGCAACGACATCACGTTCCCCGCCGGGATTCTGCAGTCGCCGCTGTTCGACCTCACCGCCGACGATGCGGCGAGCTACGGTGCCATCGGAGCCGTCATCGGCCACGAGATCGGCCATGCCTTCGACGATCAGGGCTCCAAGTACGACGGTGACGGCAACCTGTCGAACTGGTGGACCGCGGCAGACCGTGCGGAGTTCGAGGCCCGCGCCGCCGGACTGGTCGCCCAGTACAACGGGTTCACACCGCGGCAGTTGCCGGACTCCTACCATGTCAACGGAGCGCTGACCCTCGGCGAGAACATCGCGGATCAGGCTGGGCTGACCATCGCGCTCAAGGCGTACGAACTCTCCCTCGGCGGCGCAGACGCGCCGACGCTGGACGGGTTCACGGGAGTCCAGCGGGTGTTTCTCGGCTGGGCCCAGGGGTGGAAGAACAAGTCGCGCGACGCCGAGGTCATCCAGTTCCTGGCCACCGACCCGCACTCCCCGATGGAGTTCCGGGTCAACGGTGTGGTGCGCAACATCGACGCGTTCTACGAGGCGTTCGGTGTCACCGAGGGGGATGCGCTGTACCTCGCGCCGCAGGACCGCGTTCAGATCTGGTTCTGA